The Anguilla anguilla isolate fAngAng1 chromosome 2, fAngAng1.pri, whole genome shotgun sequence genome contains the following window.
TATTCAGTAATCACATATGCTTGCCACAATTCTGCCCTtgctcagcacacacacacacacacacacaagcacatgcacatttaaagGCAAAAGTGcaaagatttttattaattgTGATTCATGTACAGCTTTTGAAATCCATTATGTTGTAAAGTAAAATGGAATTCAGTAGGGACTGTAGagaattatattataattatctTCAGTAGGGGATTATcttataataatgcattttaagtgcaaacaaaatgcttatatttttatcattacacAAATCAAGATGGCAAAATCTTTgatatgtatttcatatttcgCAAGGGCAATAATGGGCacagtacatttaaacataTGTAGGCACAGTAGCAAAGCTCATCCCCTCCTTATTCTGGTTAATTCCCAAGTTcagaacaaatattaaatagatTTTCATATAAATCTTTAATTACCTTGTTGATCCTGCTGTTCATCTTTAACATCATCACCCTCATCCTTATCACTTtcaccatcatcttcatcatgaCCTTCCATAGCATCAGGttcatcttcctcctctgtgTCGTCAGCATCATCATCCTCCTGTCCACCTTCATCACCGTCAtctccaccatcatcatcagcatcatcatcccCCTgcccaccatcatcatcatcatcatctccaccatcatcagcagcagcatcttctccatcgtcatcatcatcatctctgcTGTCATTATCTTTGTCTTCACCTTCATTGTCATCTTTTGTATCATGATCTTCCTCCTCATCAcctttatcattatcatcatcatcattttcatcatgATCACCATCTTCCTCCTCAATGTCCTCTTCAGCATCGCTGCCATCATTGGCATTTTCATCATCGTTGTCGTCATCGTTGTTGTCGTCATACTCATCACTGGCTGTTTCATCTTCACCCTCCCCATCATGATCATCATCACTGATGACTTCCTCTTCACTCTCTGTATCAATACTATCAACgtcttcatcatcaccatcatcataacTGTCATTTTCATCATAATTGTCATCATTAGCTCCTTCTATGCTCTCCCCAATATCTCCATCATCACCgacatcatcatcctcatcgttattatcatcatcaagctctgcaCCTGTTGGTTCCTCACTCTCATCAGCTTGGTTTTGTAGGTGGTCTTCAGTGAGAGCTTCCTCCTGAGCTCTGACCACTGGAGTGAGGGGTGTTTGGAAGGAACACAGGAGAATGAGCATCAGCCCTCTCAGCCATGTTTTGAAGGAGGCCATATTAGACCAAAGCGTGGGCAGATAAACaaagagaaggggaaagaaGGTTAAAATCCTTCAGGGCTCCAGTACATCCACAAGAACAGATTCAGCGACAGCTGTGAGCTGTTGTTTTATCTAACAGagaaacatatatttaacatatacTCCCCCCTTTTTAAATATGCGTAATCCAAATCCCAGGATTTTGACACCCACACCCA
Protein-coding sequences here:
- the LOC118221479 gene encoding sarcoplasmic reticulum histidine-rich calcium-binding protein-like; protein product: MASFKTWLRGLMLILLCSFQTPLTPVVRAQEEALTEDHLQNQADESEEPTGAELDDDNNDEDDDVGDDGDIGESIEGANDDNYDENDSYDDGDDEDVDSIDTESEEEVISDDDHDGEGEDETASDEYDDNNDDDNDDENANDGSDAEEDIEEEDGDHDENDDDDNDKGDEEEDHDTKDDNEGEDKDNDSRDDDDDDGEDAAADDGGDDDDDDGGQGDDDADDDGGDDGDEGGQEDDDADDTEEEDEPDAMEGHDEDDGESDKDEGDDVKDEQQDQQDSDAEAEDGHVEEEGGGAELHRAGSLCGYCSFCEHCDACEMCPCQEGDMSEHCKDCEMCNVCYICPVLCDTVCRPGGFLDVLTGSLYQTMADIFE